Proteins from one Fragaria vesca subsp. vesca linkage group LG6, FraVesHawaii_1.0, whole genome shotgun sequence genomic window:
- the LOC101303253 gene encoding F-box protein At2g02240-like: MDLEALPEGCIAEVIGMTTPADACRLSLISRHFKSAADSDTVWDKFLPAETNEILLHFESATDAKSKKELYLTLSDNPILIDRNMMAKLRAVIWLEIRGRIETRMLSPATTYKAYLVYQLKKYSCGFHWPAVVTVGLRAHGFDYERPDLMEITAGIKQNVYLLPRRAIQRDLDRNGSKFPNEGREDGWLEMELGEFRCQGDEDGELEMIFCDIKTGASKHGLHVQGIEHDCVFEE, from the exons ATGGACTTGGAGGCGTTGCCGGAAGGCTGCATAGCCGAAGTGATCGGGATGACGACTCCTGCGGATGCATGCAGGCTGTCGTTGATTTCAAGACACTTCAAGTCGGCGGCGGACTCTGACACCGTTTGGGACAAGTTCCTTCCGGCTGAGACCAATGAGATCCTACTCCACTTTGAATCTGCAACCGATGCCAAATCCAAGAAGGAGCTTTACTTGACTCTCTCTGATAATCCCATCCTCATCGACAGGAACATG ATGGCGAAGCTTCGTGCTGTGATTTGGCTTGAAATCCGTGGGAGAATCGAAACGCGCATGCTATCCCCAGCCACGACATATAAAGCTTATCTGGTGTACCAGTTGAAGAAATACAGTTGTGGATTCCACTGGCCTGCTGTGGTCACAGTTGGTTTAAGAGCTCACGGGTTTGATTATGAACGCCCTGATTTGATGGAAATAACTGCAGGAATTAAGCAGAATGTGTATCTGCTGCCCCGAAGAGCAATACAAAGGGACCTAGATCGCAATGGATCCAAATTTCCAAATGAAGGGAGGGAGGATGGGTGGCTGGAGATGGAGCTGGGTGAGTTTCGCTGTCAGGGAGACGAAGACGGCGAGTTGGAAATGATTTTTTGTGACATTAAGACTGGTGCGAGTAAGCATGGTCTCCATGTTCAAGGGATTGAACATGATTGTGTTTTTGAAGAATAA